From one Bombus affinis isolate iyBomAffi1 chromosome 9, iyBomAffi1.2, whole genome shotgun sequence genomic stretch:
- the LOC126920361 gene encoding neprilysin-1 isoform X4, translated as MNERKDEVNSIYTVASNQNLVPIRSRHAYLKKRRYVSYLTMIILFLLMALAVIVALVFIILYATYRPVELCETENCVRIAASLKESMDTSVDPCDDFYKYVCGKWSDEHPIPDKSLTNSWFDERRERMYRKIRELLRDNTTNSDVPWAVSQAKILYNSCMDEHAKNELGLAPLFELLEELNLPSIPAGLTKKTSGYIEQIARVKKVLGKDVFFGFDIIPDPRNTSNNVMLFDTPIMTNPLPNDKELEKRLHRIRSRVWILDDDEDIVTMSKLMEAEMMYMSDVIKQIVNNGTLDTCSLKNESSFPYKEELEDVIETLYLLTGTFYYMSRMESNQSIWENDPTDDDYMLVDDLQKLTDEFVSEVNSTVTPKPLWRPFIELVFKDIDTLDLNKTDKILVGDLEYLKEIALMLALTEEEELGMAVSWLFVDPSFHENKGKKVFEMLDDIKQAFASMVLRTDWMDRQTKMATIEKNRKMESQIGFPDWLFDEKVLNEYYEGIDLAETEYLNNIIQIVRLMSMSELECIHDINYDNMSYWATDPTDVNAFHTYQFNHITIPAGILQFPFYELGLESLNYGAIGTVLGHELTHGFDNSGRHYDSNGNVRQWWTNETIVKYTEKTDCFIHHYNTYYEAEVEDYIDGERTLGENIADNGGLREAVVAYGRWKARHGQEPLLPGFTHLTHEQLVFLGFAHVWCESYTPKSLKWILQDSHCPGHVRLLGVLKNSKEFSEAWKCPVGSNMNPSEKCRLW; from the exons ATGAACGAGCGCA AAGATGAAGTAAATTCGATTTACACGGTCGCCAGCAACCAGAACCTGGTACCGATAAGATCCAGACACGCCTA CTTAAAGAAACGACGGTACGTATCGTATTTAACGATGATTATATTGTTCCTCCTGATGGCTTTAGCCGTTATAGTGGCCCTGGTGTTTATTATACTTT ATGCAACCTACAGACCGGTGGAACTTTGCGAAACTGAAAATTGCGTCCGCATAG CTGCTAGTTTGAAGGAATCTATGGATACTTCTGTAGATCCTTGTGACGATTTTTATAA ATACGTATGTGGAAAATGGTCAGACGAACATCCTATACCAGATAAAAGTTTGACGAATTCATGGTTCGACGAGCGTAGAGAAAGAATGTACAGGAAAATAAGAGAACTCTTACGAGATAATACCACAAACAGTGATGTACCATGGGCAGTGTCACAGGCAAAGATATTGTACAACAGCTGCATGGACGAGC ACGCGAAAAATGAACTGGGACTTGCGCCGTTGTTCGAGTTATTGGAGGAGCTCAATTTACCTTCGATTCCTGCGGGGCTTACGAAGAAGACAAGCGGTTATATCGAACAAATAGCCAGGGTGAAGAAAGTTCTGGGAAAAGACGTGTTTTTCGGTTTCGACATTATTCCTGATCCTCGAAACACCAGTAATAATGTCATGCTGTTCGACACACCGATTATGACAAATCCGTTACCcaa CGATAAGGAGCTTGAGAAACGACTGCATAGGATCAGGTCACGCGTCTGGATTCTGGACGACGACGAAGATATTGTAACGATGAGTAAGCTGATGGAGGCAGAGATGATGTACATGAGCGACGTAATTAAGCAAATCGTGAATAATGGAACTCTTGATACTTGCTCCTTAAAGAATGAATCATCATTTCCCTACAAGGAAGAGCTAGAGGATGTAATCGAGACGCTTTACCTTTTAACTGGCACTTTTTATTAC ATGTCTCGTATGGAAAGCAATCAAAGCATCTGGGAAAATGATCCAACCGATGATGATTATATGCTGGTAGACGATCTTCAGAAGTTGACTGACGAGTTCGTGTCGGAAGTTAATTCGACAGTTACGCCCAAACCATTATGGCGACCGTTCATTGAGCTAGTTTTCAAGGATATTGACACTTTAGACTTGAACAAGACAGATAAGATATTAGTAGGTGATTTGGAATACTTGAAGGAAATTGCTCTAATGCTGGCTCTtaccgaagaagaagaattag GAATGGCGGTCTCGTGGTTGTTCGTGGATCCATCCTTTCACGAAAACAAGGGCAAGAAGGTGTTTGAAATGCTGGACGACATAAAACAAGCTTTCGCGTCGATGGTTTTGCGCACCGATTGGATGGATCGGCAGACAAAAATGGCCACTATAGAGAAAAACAGGAAAATGGAATCTCAAATTGGCTTCCCAGATTGGTTGTTCGATGAAAAAGTGCTTAACGAATATTACGAAGGC aTAGATCTCGCGGAAACAGAATATTTGAACAATATAATTCAAATTGTTCGGTTGATGTCCATGTCTGAGTTGGAATGCATCCACGATATTAATTATGACAACATGTCGTa cTGGGCGACTGATCCGACAGATGTAAATGCATTTCATACCTATCAATTTAATCATATAA CTATACCGGCGGGAATTCTTCAATTCCCTTTTTACGAACTGGGTCTCGA ATCTCTGAATTACGGTGCCATTGGAACAGTGCTCGGTCACGAGTTAACTCACGGATTCGACAACAGTGGAAGACACTACGATAGCAATGGGAACGTGAGGCAATGGTGGACCAATGAAACTATTGTAAAATACACTGAAAAAACTGACTGTTTTATACATCATTACAACACCTATTATGAAGCTGAA GTAGAAGATTATATAGATGGTGAACGTACATTGGGCGAAAATATAGCCGATAATGGAGGTCTCAGAGAGGCTGTTGTCGCGTATGGAAGATGGAAGGCCAGGCACGGTCAAGAGCCTTTACTTCCGGGATTCACTCACCTTACTCACGAGCAACTTGTTTTTCTCGGTTTCGCGCAT GTTTGGTGCGAATCCTACACACCAAAATCTTTGAAATGGATATTACAAGATTCCCATTGTCCTGGACACGTGAGACTTCTCGGGGTTCTCAAGAATTCAAAGGAATTCAGCGAAGCATGGAAATGTCCTGTGGGATCAAACATGAATCCTTCAGAAAAATGCAGATTGTGGTAA
- the LOC126920361 gene encoding neprilysin-4 isoform X3, protein MIILFLLMALAVIVALVFIILYATYRPVELCETENCVRIAASLKESMDTSVDPCDDFYKYVCGKWSDEHPIPDKSLTNSWFDERRERMYRKIRELLRDNTTNSDVPWAVSQAKILYNSCMDEHAKNELGLAPLFELLEELNLPSIPAGLTKKTSGYIEQIARVKKVLGKDVFFGFDIIPDPRNTSNNVMLFDTPIMTNPLPNDKELEKRLHRIRSRVWILDDDEDIVTMSKLMEAEMMYMSDVIKQIVNNGTLDTCSLKNESSFPYKEELEDVIETLYLLTGTFYYMSRMESNQSIWENDPTDDDYMLVDDLQKLTDEFVSEVNSTVTPKPLWRPFIELVFKDIDTLDLNKTDKILVGDLEYLKEIALMLALTEEEELESYIWWVIVDIVVPHSSDNLRKIWLDYTSTVTSVEIGESKSLLCASVVNELMGMAVSWLFVDPSFHENKGKKVFEMLDDIKQAFASMVLRTDWMDRQTKMATIEKNRKMESQIGFPDWLFDEKVLNEYYEGIDLAETEYLNNIIQIVRLMSMSELECIHDINYDNMSYWATDPTDVNAFHTYQFNHITIPAGILQFPFYELGLESLNYGAIGTVLGHELTHGFDNSGRHYDSNGNVRQWWTNETIVKYTEKTDCFIHHYNTYYEAEVEDYIDGERTLGENIADNGGLREAVVAYGRWKARHGQEPLLPGFTHLTHEQLVFLGFAHVWCESYTPKSLKWILQDSHCPGHVRLLGVLKNSKEFSEAWKCPVGSNMNPSEKCRLW, encoded by the exons ATGATTATATTGTTCCTCCTGATGGCTTTAGCCGTTATAGTGGCCCTGGTGTTTATTATACTTT ATGCAACCTACAGACCGGTGGAACTTTGCGAAACTGAAAATTGCGTCCGCATAG CTGCTAGTTTGAAGGAATCTATGGATACTTCTGTAGATCCTTGTGACGATTTTTATAA ATACGTATGTGGAAAATGGTCAGACGAACATCCTATACCAGATAAAAGTTTGACGAATTCATGGTTCGACGAGCGTAGAGAAAGAATGTACAGGAAAATAAGAGAACTCTTACGAGATAATACCACAAACAGTGATGTACCATGGGCAGTGTCACAGGCAAAGATATTGTACAACAGCTGCATGGACGAGC ACGCGAAAAATGAACTGGGACTTGCGCCGTTGTTCGAGTTATTGGAGGAGCTCAATTTACCTTCGATTCCTGCGGGGCTTACGAAGAAGACAAGCGGTTATATCGAACAAATAGCCAGGGTGAAGAAAGTTCTGGGAAAAGACGTGTTTTTCGGTTTCGACATTATTCCTGATCCTCGAAACACCAGTAATAATGTCATGCTGTTCGACACACCGATTATGACAAATCCGTTACCcaa CGATAAGGAGCTTGAGAAACGACTGCATAGGATCAGGTCACGCGTCTGGATTCTGGACGACGACGAAGATATTGTAACGATGAGTAAGCTGATGGAGGCAGAGATGATGTACATGAGCGACGTAATTAAGCAAATCGTGAATAATGGAACTCTTGATACTTGCTCCTTAAAGAATGAATCATCATTTCCCTACAAGGAAGAGCTAGAGGATGTAATCGAGACGCTTTACCTTTTAACTGGCACTTTTTATTAC ATGTCTCGTATGGAAAGCAATCAAAGCATCTGGGAAAATGATCCAACCGATGATGATTATATGCTGGTAGACGATCTTCAGAAGTTGACTGACGAGTTCGTGTCGGAAGTTAATTCGACAGTTACGCCCAAACCATTATGGCGACCGTTCATTGAGCTAGTTTTCAAGGATATTGACACTTTAGACTTGAACAAGACAGATAAGATATTAGTAGGTGATTTGGAATACTTGAAGGAAATTGCTCTAATGCTGGCTCTtaccgaagaagaagaattag AGAGCTACATTTGGTGGGTAATCGTAGACATAGTTGTACCTCATTCATCCGACAATTTAAGGAAAATTTGGCTAGATTATACCAGCACAGTAACTAGTGTCGAAATCGGTGAATCGAAGTCCCTGCTTTGTGCGTCTGTGGTTAACGAATTGATGG GAATGGCGGTCTCGTGGTTGTTCGTGGATCCATCCTTTCACGAAAACAAGGGCAAGAAGGTGTTTGAAATGCTGGACGACATAAAACAAGCTTTCGCGTCGATGGTTTTGCGCACCGATTGGATGGATCGGCAGACAAAAATGGCCACTATAGAGAAAAACAGGAAAATGGAATCTCAAATTGGCTTCCCAGATTGGTTGTTCGATGAAAAAGTGCTTAACGAATATTACGAAGGC aTAGATCTCGCGGAAACAGAATATTTGAACAATATAATTCAAATTGTTCGGTTGATGTCCATGTCTGAGTTGGAATGCATCCACGATATTAATTATGACAACATGTCGTa cTGGGCGACTGATCCGACAGATGTAAATGCATTTCATACCTATCAATTTAATCATATAA CTATACCGGCGGGAATTCTTCAATTCCCTTTTTACGAACTGGGTCTCGA ATCTCTGAATTACGGTGCCATTGGAACAGTGCTCGGTCACGAGTTAACTCACGGATTCGACAACAGTGGAAGACACTACGATAGCAATGGGAACGTGAGGCAATGGTGGACCAATGAAACTATTGTAAAATACACTGAAAAAACTGACTGTTTTATACATCATTACAACACCTATTATGAAGCTGAA GTAGAAGATTATATAGATGGTGAACGTACATTGGGCGAAAATATAGCCGATAATGGAGGTCTCAGAGAGGCTGTTGTCGCGTATGGAAGATGGAAGGCCAGGCACGGTCAAGAGCCTTTACTTCCGGGATTCACTCACCTTACTCACGAGCAACTTGTTTTTCTCGGTTTCGCGCAT GTTTGGTGCGAATCCTACACACCAAAATCTTTGAAATGGATATTACAAGATTCCCATTGTCCTGGACACGTGAGACTTCTCGGGGTTCTCAAGAATTCAAAGGAATTCAGCGAAGCATGGAAATGTCCTGTGGGATCAAACATGAATCCTTCAGAAAAATGCAGATTGTGGTAA
- the LOC126920361 gene encoding neprilysin-4 isoform X2 produces the protein MNERNEVNSIYTVASNQNLVPIRSRHAYLKKRRYVSYLTMIILFLLMALAVIVALVFIILYATYRPVELCETENCVRIAASLKESMDTSVDPCDDFYKYVCGKWSDEHPIPDKSLTNSWFDERRERMYRKIRELLRDNTTNSDVPWAVSQAKILYNSCMDEHAKNELGLAPLFELLEELNLPSIPAGLTKKTSGYIEQIARVKKVLGKDVFFGFDIIPDPRNTSNNVMLFDTPIMTNPLPNDKELEKRLHRIRSRVWILDDDEDIVTMSKLMEAEMMYMSDVIKQIVNNGTLDTCSLKNESSFPYKEELEDVIETLYLLTGTFYYMSRMESNQSIWENDPTDDDYMLVDDLQKLTDEFVSEVNSTVTPKPLWRPFIELVFKDIDTLDLNKTDKILVGDLEYLKEIALMLALTEEEELESYIWWVIVDIVVPHSSDNLRKIWLDYTSTVTSVEIGESKSLLCASVVNELMGMAVSWLFVDPSFHENKGKKVFEMLDDIKQAFASMVLRTDWMDRQTKMATIEKNRKMESQIGFPDWLFDEKVLNEYYEGIDLAETEYLNNIIQIVRLMSMSELECIHDINYDNMSYWATDPTDVNAFHTYQFNHITIPAGILQFPFYELGLESLNYGAIGTVLGHELTHGFDNSGRHYDSNGNVRQWWTNETIVKYTEKTDCFIHHYNTYYEAEVEDYIDGERTLGENIADNGGLREAVVAYGRWKARHGQEPLLPGFTHLTHEQLVFLGFAHVWCESYTPKSLKWILQDSHCPGHVRLLGVLKNSKEFSEAWKCPVGSNMNPSEKCRLW, from the exons ATGAACGAGCGCA ATGAAGTAAATTCGATTTACACGGTCGCCAGCAACCAGAACCTGGTACCGATAAGATCCAGACACGCCTA CTTAAAGAAACGACGGTACGTATCGTATTTAACGATGATTATATTGTTCCTCCTGATGGCTTTAGCCGTTATAGTGGCCCTGGTGTTTATTATACTTT ATGCAACCTACAGACCGGTGGAACTTTGCGAAACTGAAAATTGCGTCCGCATAG CTGCTAGTTTGAAGGAATCTATGGATACTTCTGTAGATCCTTGTGACGATTTTTATAA ATACGTATGTGGAAAATGGTCAGACGAACATCCTATACCAGATAAAAGTTTGACGAATTCATGGTTCGACGAGCGTAGAGAAAGAATGTACAGGAAAATAAGAGAACTCTTACGAGATAATACCACAAACAGTGATGTACCATGGGCAGTGTCACAGGCAAAGATATTGTACAACAGCTGCATGGACGAGC ACGCGAAAAATGAACTGGGACTTGCGCCGTTGTTCGAGTTATTGGAGGAGCTCAATTTACCTTCGATTCCTGCGGGGCTTACGAAGAAGACAAGCGGTTATATCGAACAAATAGCCAGGGTGAAGAAAGTTCTGGGAAAAGACGTGTTTTTCGGTTTCGACATTATTCCTGATCCTCGAAACACCAGTAATAATGTCATGCTGTTCGACACACCGATTATGACAAATCCGTTACCcaa CGATAAGGAGCTTGAGAAACGACTGCATAGGATCAGGTCACGCGTCTGGATTCTGGACGACGACGAAGATATTGTAACGATGAGTAAGCTGATGGAGGCAGAGATGATGTACATGAGCGACGTAATTAAGCAAATCGTGAATAATGGAACTCTTGATACTTGCTCCTTAAAGAATGAATCATCATTTCCCTACAAGGAAGAGCTAGAGGATGTAATCGAGACGCTTTACCTTTTAACTGGCACTTTTTATTAC ATGTCTCGTATGGAAAGCAATCAAAGCATCTGGGAAAATGATCCAACCGATGATGATTATATGCTGGTAGACGATCTTCAGAAGTTGACTGACGAGTTCGTGTCGGAAGTTAATTCGACAGTTACGCCCAAACCATTATGGCGACCGTTCATTGAGCTAGTTTTCAAGGATATTGACACTTTAGACTTGAACAAGACAGATAAGATATTAGTAGGTGATTTGGAATACTTGAAGGAAATTGCTCTAATGCTGGCTCTtaccgaagaagaagaattag AGAGCTACATTTGGTGGGTAATCGTAGACATAGTTGTACCTCATTCATCCGACAATTTAAGGAAAATTTGGCTAGATTATACCAGCACAGTAACTAGTGTCGAAATCGGTGAATCGAAGTCCCTGCTTTGTGCGTCTGTGGTTAACGAATTGATGG GAATGGCGGTCTCGTGGTTGTTCGTGGATCCATCCTTTCACGAAAACAAGGGCAAGAAGGTGTTTGAAATGCTGGACGACATAAAACAAGCTTTCGCGTCGATGGTTTTGCGCACCGATTGGATGGATCGGCAGACAAAAATGGCCACTATAGAGAAAAACAGGAAAATGGAATCTCAAATTGGCTTCCCAGATTGGTTGTTCGATGAAAAAGTGCTTAACGAATATTACGAAGGC aTAGATCTCGCGGAAACAGAATATTTGAACAATATAATTCAAATTGTTCGGTTGATGTCCATGTCTGAGTTGGAATGCATCCACGATATTAATTATGACAACATGTCGTa cTGGGCGACTGATCCGACAGATGTAAATGCATTTCATACCTATCAATTTAATCATATAA CTATACCGGCGGGAATTCTTCAATTCCCTTTTTACGAACTGGGTCTCGA ATCTCTGAATTACGGTGCCATTGGAACAGTGCTCGGTCACGAGTTAACTCACGGATTCGACAACAGTGGAAGACACTACGATAGCAATGGGAACGTGAGGCAATGGTGGACCAATGAAACTATTGTAAAATACACTGAAAAAACTGACTGTTTTATACATCATTACAACACCTATTATGAAGCTGAA GTAGAAGATTATATAGATGGTGAACGTACATTGGGCGAAAATATAGCCGATAATGGAGGTCTCAGAGAGGCTGTTGTCGCGTATGGAAGATGGAAGGCCAGGCACGGTCAAGAGCCTTTACTTCCGGGATTCACTCACCTTACTCACGAGCAACTTGTTTTTCTCGGTTTCGCGCAT GTTTGGTGCGAATCCTACACACCAAAATCTTTGAAATGGATATTACAAGATTCCCATTGTCCTGGACACGTGAGACTTCTCGGGGTTCTCAAGAATTCAAAGGAATTCAGCGAAGCATGGAAATGTCCTGTGGGATCAAACATGAATCCTTCAGAAAAATGCAGATTGTGGTAA
- the LOC126920361 gene encoding neprilysin-4 isoform X1 — translation MNERKDEVNSIYTVASNQNLVPIRSRHAYLKKRRYVSYLTMIILFLLMALAVIVALVFIILYATYRPVELCETENCVRIAASLKESMDTSVDPCDDFYKYVCGKWSDEHPIPDKSLTNSWFDERRERMYRKIRELLRDNTTNSDVPWAVSQAKILYNSCMDEHAKNELGLAPLFELLEELNLPSIPAGLTKKTSGYIEQIARVKKVLGKDVFFGFDIIPDPRNTSNNVMLFDTPIMTNPLPNDKELEKRLHRIRSRVWILDDDEDIVTMSKLMEAEMMYMSDVIKQIVNNGTLDTCSLKNESSFPYKEELEDVIETLYLLTGTFYYMSRMESNQSIWENDPTDDDYMLVDDLQKLTDEFVSEVNSTVTPKPLWRPFIELVFKDIDTLDLNKTDKILVGDLEYLKEIALMLALTEEEELESYIWWVIVDIVVPHSSDNLRKIWLDYTSTVTSVEIGESKSLLCASVVNELMGMAVSWLFVDPSFHENKGKKVFEMLDDIKQAFASMVLRTDWMDRQTKMATIEKNRKMESQIGFPDWLFDEKVLNEYYEGIDLAETEYLNNIIQIVRLMSMSELECIHDINYDNMSYWATDPTDVNAFHTYQFNHITIPAGILQFPFYELGLESLNYGAIGTVLGHELTHGFDNSGRHYDSNGNVRQWWTNETIVKYTEKTDCFIHHYNTYYEAEVEDYIDGERTLGENIADNGGLREAVVAYGRWKARHGQEPLLPGFTHLTHEQLVFLGFAHVWCESYTPKSLKWILQDSHCPGHVRLLGVLKNSKEFSEAWKCPVGSNMNPSEKCRLW, via the exons ATGAACGAGCGCA AAGATGAAGTAAATTCGATTTACACGGTCGCCAGCAACCAGAACCTGGTACCGATAAGATCCAGACACGCCTA CTTAAAGAAACGACGGTACGTATCGTATTTAACGATGATTATATTGTTCCTCCTGATGGCTTTAGCCGTTATAGTGGCCCTGGTGTTTATTATACTTT ATGCAACCTACAGACCGGTGGAACTTTGCGAAACTGAAAATTGCGTCCGCATAG CTGCTAGTTTGAAGGAATCTATGGATACTTCTGTAGATCCTTGTGACGATTTTTATAA ATACGTATGTGGAAAATGGTCAGACGAACATCCTATACCAGATAAAAGTTTGACGAATTCATGGTTCGACGAGCGTAGAGAAAGAATGTACAGGAAAATAAGAGAACTCTTACGAGATAATACCACAAACAGTGATGTACCATGGGCAGTGTCACAGGCAAAGATATTGTACAACAGCTGCATGGACGAGC ACGCGAAAAATGAACTGGGACTTGCGCCGTTGTTCGAGTTATTGGAGGAGCTCAATTTACCTTCGATTCCTGCGGGGCTTACGAAGAAGACAAGCGGTTATATCGAACAAATAGCCAGGGTGAAGAAAGTTCTGGGAAAAGACGTGTTTTTCGGTTTCGACATTATTCCTGATCCTCGAAACACCAGTAATAATGTCATGCTGTTCGACACACCGATTATGACAAATCCGTTACCcaa CGATAAGGAGCTTGAGAAACGACTGCATAGGATCAGGTCACGCGTCTGGATTCTGGACGACGACGAAGATATTGTAACGATGAGTAAGCTGATGGAGGCAGAGATGATGTACATGAGCGACGTAATTAAGCAAATCGTGAATAATGGAACTCTTGATACTTGCTCCTTAAAGAATGAATCATCATTTCCCTACAAGGAAGAGCTAGAGGATGTAATCGAGACGCTTTACCTTTTAACTGGCACTTTTTATTAC ATGTCTCGTATGGAAAGCAATCAAAGCATCTGGGAAAATGATCCAACCGATGATGATTATATGCTGGTAGACGATCTTCAGAAGTTGACTGACGAGTTCGTGTCGGAAGTTAATTCGACAGTTACGCCCAAACCATTATGGCGACCGTTCATTGAGCTAGTTTTCAAGGATATTGACACTTTAGACTTGAACAAGACAGATAAGATATTAGTAGGTGATTTGGAATACTTGAAGGAAATTGCTCTAATGCTGGCTCTtaccgaagaagaagaattag AGAGCTACATTTGGTGGGTAATCGTAGACATAGTTGTACCTCATTCATCCGACAATTTAAGGAAAATTTGGCTAGATTATACCAGCACAGTAACTAGTGTCGAAATCGGTGAATCGAAGTCCCTGCTTTGTGCGTCTGTGGTTAACGAATTGATGG GAATGGCGGTCTCGTGGTTGTTCGTGGATCCATCCTTTCACGAAAACAAGGGCAAGAAGGTGTTTGAAATGCTGGACGACATAAAACAAGCTTTCGCGTCGATGGTTTTGCGCACCGATTGGATGGATCGGCAGACAAAAATGGCCACTATAGAGAAAAACAGGAAAATGGAATCTCAAATTGGCTTCCCAGATTGGTTGTTCGATGAAAAAGTGCTTAACGAATATTACGAAGGC aTAGATCTCGCGGAAACAGAATATTTGAACAATATAATTCAAATTGTTCGGTTGATGTCCATGTCTGAGTTGGAATGCATCCACGATATTAATTATGACAACATGTCGTa cTGGGCGACTGATCCGACAGATGTAAATGCATTTCATACCTATCAATTTAATCATATAA CTATACCGGCGGGAATTCTTCAATTCCCTTTTTACGAACTGGGTCTCGA ATCTCTGAATTACGGTGCCATTGGAACAGTGCTCGGTCACGAGTTAACTCACGGATTCGACAACAGTGGAAGACACTACGATAGCAATGGGAACGTGAGGCAATGGTGGACCAATGAAACTATTGTAAAATACACTGAAAAAACTGACTGTTTTATACATCATTACAACACCTATTATGAAGCTGAA GTAGAAGATTATATAGATGGTGAACGTACATTGGGCGAAAATATAGCCGATAATGGAGGTCTCAGAGAGGCTGTTGTCGCGTATGGAAGATGGAAGGCCAGGCACGGTCAAGAGCCTTTACTTCCGGGATTCACTCACCTTACTCACGAGCAACTTGTTTTTCTCGGTTTCGCGCAT GTTTGGTGCGAATCCTACACACCAAAATCTTTGAAATGGATATTACAAGATTCCCATTGTCCTGGACACGTGAGACTTCTCGGGGTTCTCAAGAATTCAAAGGAATTCAGCGAAGCATGGAAATGTCCTGTGGGATCAAACATGAATCCTTCAGAAAAATGCAGATTGTGGTAA